The segment CATTTATCTCGACCACAATTCGACGACTCCGATTGACCCATTGGTCGTCGAAGCCATCAACAAAGCGTTTCAGGCGGGCTATCTCAACCCTGCCAGTCAACACCGCGAAGGCCAACGTGCCCGCCGTGAAATCGAATCGCTGCGACGCAAAATCATGGATATGCTGGGCGGAAAATCTCACTCCATGCAAGCCGACCAGTTGATCATCACCAGCGGCGGCACCGAAAGCAACAACCTTGCCTTGATCGGATTGGCCCATCACGCTGCGGCGAAAAATGCTGCTAACGTCAAGTCACGAATCCTCGTTTCGGCGATTGAACATCCCAGCGTCATTGGTGCCGCAGAAGCGTTACAGCGTCAGGGTTTCGAAGTCGAACAAATCAAAGTCGATGAAAATGGAGTCGTCTGTCTAAATGATTTGCGGCAGCGACTGGAAAACGAACTGGCACTCCCGGTGGCCCTGGTCAGCATTATGCTGGCCAACAACGAGACTGGAGTCATCCAACCGGTGGCCGCAGCCGCTGAAATCTGTCATCAGCATTCTGCGCTACTGCACACCGACGCAGTGCAGATGGTTGGGAAACTTCCGGTCAATTTCACCGACATCGGTTGCGACGCCATGAGCTTCACGGCTCATAAACTTCACGGGCCGCGCGGCATTGGTGGACTGCTGCTCAAACACGGGCTGACTGTTGAACCGATTCTCTTTGGCGGGTTTCAACAAATGGCCATGAGACCTGGCACCGAAGACGTGGCGCTACTTGCCGGAATGCATCGCGCGATTGAGCTCGCGGTTGAGGATCCCGAGCGTGGTACTCGCATGAACCGACTTCGCGAACAATTGGAATCCGCCCTGCTGCAAAACTTCGACGTCACAATCAACGGCCAGCACGCGCCCCGACTGCCGCACACGACCAACGTTTCGTTCACCGGGATTGATCGTCAGGCATTCCTGATGGCGGCCGACATTGAAGGTCTGGCAATCTCTACCGGTTCTGCCTGCGCTAGCGGATCCAGCGAACCTTCTCCGGTTTTAACGGCAATGCAAGCCAACAACGATGTTGTACTCGGTTCCATTCGCATCAGTTTGGGAGCCACGACGACCGAAACCGAGATCGAAGCTGCTACGGCGAAGATCAGCTCAATTGTGGATAACCTGTCCAAACTTCGTTCGTAAACGGTCAGCAACTGGTCGATAGATAGTCAGTATTCCGGATCGATGGATCCACTCAATTTCGCGAGCTTTGTGGATGCTGAACCTG is part of the Mariniblastus fucicola genome and harbors:
- a CDS encoding cysteine desulfurase family protein codes for the protein MSPIYLDHNSTTPIDPLVVEAINKAFQAGYLNPASQHREGQRARREIESLRRKIMDMLGGKSHSMQADQLIITSGGTESNNLALIGLAHHAAAKNAANVKSRILVSAIEHPSVIGAAEALQRQGFEVEQIKVDENGVVCLNDLRQRLENELALPVALVSIMLANNETGVIQPVAAAAEICHQHSALLHTDAVQMVGKLPVNFTDIGCDAMSFTAHKLHGPRGIGGLLLKHGLTVEPILFGGFQQMAMRPGTEDVALLAGMHRAIELAVEDPERGTRMNRLREQLESALLQNFDVTINGQHAPRLPHTTNVSFTGIDRQAFLMAADIEGLAISTGSACASGSSEPSPVLTAMQANNDVVLGSIRISLGATTTETEIEAATAKISSIVDNLSKLRS